In the genome of Chryseobacterium oryzae, one region contains:
- the porD gene encoding type IX secretion system protein PorD: protein MKKTIILFFLILFNFGFSQEILATVQVNSQLLGGSNTQAYKSLEKSLRDFINNTSWTGRKLQNFEKVKSNFAIVLSERDGNKYKGSIVVQAVRPVYNTSYESPLLNLQDTKFGFEYAENENLIFNERQFSGRNLIDVISFYVYLILGYDADSFQSMSGSQWFSKAQQIAQNSQNRGYEGWNQINEPRSRSILIGEILNPNMSQLRATMYTYHRAGLDALYNQDQTQAKKIIADALLQLKIYENTFQQNYFFNLFMDTKADEIFNIFNSGNNGGVNMNELKQQMIIFSPKNADSRWNKWK from the coding sequence ATGAAAAAAACAATCATACTTTTTTTTCTGATCCTGTTTAATTTTGGTTTTTCCCAGGAAATCCTTGCTACAGTTCAGGTAAACTCTCAACTTTTAGGCGGAAGTAACACTCAGGCATACAAATCATTAGAGAAAAGCTTAAGAGATTTCATTAATAATACGAGCTGGACAGGCAGAAAACTTCAGAATTTTGAAAAAGTAAAATCTAATTTCGCAATTGTTCTCAGCGAAAGAGACGGAAACAAGTATAAAGGATCTATCGTTGTACAGGCAGTTCGCCCAGTTTACAACACCTCTTACGAGTCGCCGCTGCTTAATCTTCAGGACACAAAATTCGGTTTTGAATACGCAGAAAACGAAAATTTAATATTTAATGAAAGACAATTTTCTGGCAGAAACCTCATCGATGTCATCAGTTTTTATGTATATCTTATTTTAGGGTACGATGCAGACAGCTTCCAATCTATGAGCGGATCGCAATGGTTTTCTAAAGCCCAGCAAATTGCCCAAAACTCTCAGAACAGAGGTTATGAAGGCTGGAACCAAATTAATGAACCAAGAAGCAGATCTATTTTAATTGGAGAAATACTGAATCCTAATATGAGCCAGCTTCGGGCTACAATGTACACCTATCACAGAGCAGGATTAGACGCTTTATACAATCAGGATCAGACTCAGGCTAAGAAAATTATTGCTGATGCTTTGCTGCAGCTTAAAATATATGAAAACACTTTTCAGCAAAATTATTTCTTCAATCTGTTTATGGATACCAAAGCCGATGAAATTTTCAATATTTTCAATTCAGGCAATAATGGTGGCGTAAACATGAACGAACTGAAGCAGCAAATGATTATTTTCTCTCCAAAAAATGCAGATTCTCGTTGGAATAAATGGAAATAA
- the coaBC gene encoding bifunctional phosphopantothenoylcysteine decarboxylase/phosphopantothenate--cysteine ligase CoaBC, whose protein sequence is MSISGKKILIAVSGGIAAYKIHFLIRELIKKDAEVQVIMSPDAENFVTKLSLSTLSKKPVYSDFYSENGTWNSHVEMALWADIILVAPCTANTLAKMIHGICDNLLIATYMSAKCPVFIAPAMDLDMYQHPSTKNNLEMAEDFGHIVIPAESGELASGLYGQGRMAEPETIVKTIEDFFESHLKKSLLGKTVLITAGPTYEAIDPVRFIGNHSSGKMGFSLAEEAAKRGAKVILISGPSSLKTTHQNIDLYRITSAKEMYNKVFEFYSHTDIAIASAAVADYTPKEVSPEKIKKNDENLTIELIKNPDILKAMGEQKTHQTLVGFALETQNEEENAKAKLEKKNLDLIVLNSLRDEGAGFKNDTNKIKIFSKKEVFDFVLKSKEEVAKDILDCIETQILK, encoded by the coding sequence ATGAGCATATCAGGAAAAAAAATTCTCATTGCAGTTTCTGGCGGCATCGCAGCATATAAAATTCATTTTCTGATTAGAGAACTTATCAAAAAAGATGCAGAAGTACAGGTAATTATGTCTCCTGATGCAGAAAATTTTGTAACCAAACTAAGTCTTTCTACCCTTTCCAAAAAACCTGTGTATTCAGATTTTTACAGCGAAAACGGAACATGGAACAGCCATGTAGAAATGGCACTTTGGGCAGATATTATTCTGGTTGCACCATGTACCGCAAATACTTTAGCAAAAATGATCCACGGTATTTGCGACAATCTTCTTATTGCAACTTATATGTCTGCTAAATGCCCTGTTTTTATTGCTCCCGCAATGGATTTGGATATGTATCAACATCCTTCCACCAAAAACAATCTGGAAATGGCAGAAGATTTCGGACACATCGTAATTCCTGCCGAAAGCGGAGAGCTTGCAAGCGGTTTGTACGGACAAGGAAGAATGGCAGAACCAGAAACCATTGTAAAAACAATAGAAGATTTTTTTGAATCTCATCTTAAAAAAAGTTTACTGGGGAAAACCGTATTAATTACAGCTGGACCTACTTACGAAGCTATAGATCCTGTAAGATTTATCGGAAATCATTCATCCGGTAAAATGGGTTTTTCTTTAGCAGAAGAAGCAGCAAAAAGAGGAGCCAAAGTTATTCTTATTTCTGGACCCTCATCTTTAAAAACCACCCACCAAAATATTGATTTGTATAGAATTACCTCTGCAAAAGAAATGTACAATAAGGTTTTTGAATTTTACAGTCACACCGATATTGCCATTGCAAGTGCTGCCGTTGCAGATTATACTCCAAAAGAAGTTTCTCCTGAAAAAATTAAAAAAAATGATGAAAACCTAACCATAGAACTCATCAAAAATCCGGATATTCTAAAAGCGATGGGCGAGCAAAAAACCCATCAGACGCTCGTAGGTTTTGCCCTTGAAACACAAAATGAAGAAGAAAATGCAAAAGCTAAACTAGAGAAGAAAAATTTAGACCTCATTGTTTTAAATTCTCTTCGCGATGAAGGAGCAGGTTTTAAAAATGACACCAACAAAATAAAAATTTTCTCAAAAAAAGAAGTATTTGATTTTGTGCTGAAATCTAAAGAAGAGGTTGCTAAAGATATACTTGATTGTATTGAAACCCAAATTTTAAAATAA
- a CDS encoding DNA-directed RNA polymerase subunit omega, with translation MSVKDTKAEVNTITYDKDKIEDKVNSIYEAIVIMGKRAEQINAEIRTELHNKLDEFAVHNSTLEEVFENREQIEISKHYEKLPKPTSIAIQEWLDGEVYFRKTEDRQK, from the coding sequence ATGAGCGTAAAAGATACAAAAGCAGAAGTAAACACCATTACTTACGATAAAGATAAGATTGAAGACAAAGTAAACTCAATCTATGAAGCTATTGTTATCATGGGAAAAAGAGCAGAACAGATTAACGCAGAAATCCGTACTGAATTACACAATAAATTAGACGAATTTGCGGTACACAACTCTACTTTGGAAGAAGTTTTTGAAAACAGAGAGCAAATTGAAATTTCAAAACACTACGAAAAACTTCCTAAACCTACTTCTATTGCCATTCAGGAATGGTTAGATGGTGAAGTTTACTTCAGAAAAACTGAAGACAGACAGAAGTAA
- a CDS encoding outer membrane protein assembly factor BamD: MKKYILGIFAVAVLAACKSQQEKALRSADKNFILKTANENFAKKKWKNALALYDRLPNLVAGTDDAPNVVFNSAYANYYDKNYRLAGNQFKNFSVSFPQDSRKEEAAYMSALCYYNGSMDYNLDQSSTELAINELQEFINNYPNSERSKNINTMIDELSYKLEFKAYENAKQYYKMGDYKSTSVAFENVLEDFPSTKLRPKIYDYILNARYFLAMRSNFELKDERIDNALAFTKQVEKELPNSQAAKTAADLREKLEKEKKDFVIVKKQNDERIALLTAKQKRIADKQAKDSKTEQQIKDQISHEKQAMQIQRDSAAINTPPPAATFRIQR, from the coding sequence ATGAAAAAATATATTTTAGGTATTTTCGCCGTTGCTGTTTTGGCAGCATGTAAAAGTCAGCAGGAAAAAGCTCTGAGAAGTGCAGATAAAAATTTTATTCTGAAAACTGCTAACGAAAATTTTGCTAAAAAGAAATGGAAAAATGCTTTAGCATTATACGATAGACTTCCTAATCTGGTTGCCGGTACAGATGATGCGCCGAATGTAGTCTTCAATTCTGCATACGCTAATTATTACGACAAAAACTATAGACTTGCAGGAAATCAGTTTAAAAACTTCTCTGTAAGTTTCCCGCAAGACAGCCGCAAAGAAGAAGCAGCTTACATGTCTGCTTTGTGTTATTATAATGGCTCTATGGACTATAACCTGGATCAGTCGAGCACAGAATTGGCTATTAATGAGCTACAGGAATTCATCAACAATTATCCGAATTCCGAAAGATCAAAAAACATCAATACAATGATTGATGAGCTTTCTTATAAGCTGGAATTTAAAGCTTATGAAAATGCTAAACAATACTACAAAATGGGAGATTACAAATCTACATCCGTTGCATTTGAAAATGTTCTGGAAGATTTCCCAAGTACAAAGCTTCGTCCAAAAATCTATGATTATATCCTGAATGCACGTTATTTTCTGGCAATGAGATCCAACTTTGAGCTGAAAGACGAACGTATAGATAATGCTTTAGCTTTCACCAAACAAGTAGAAAAGGAACTTCCTAATTCTCAGGCCGCCAAAACAGCTGCAGACTTAAGAGAAAAGCTTGAAAAGGAAAAGAAAGATTTTGTAATAGTTAAAAAACAAAATGACGAAAGAATAGCTTTGCTTACTGCCAAACAGAAAAGAATAGCAGATAAACAAGCGAAAGACTCTAAAACAGAACAGCAGATTAAAGATCAAATCTCTCACGAAAAGCAGGCAATGCAGATCCAGAGAGACAGTGCAGCGATAAATACACCACCACCTGCAGCGACTTTCAGAATTCAAAGATAA
- a CDS encoding TetR/AcrR family transcriptional regulator: protein MAKKFTDKQMHILDVAEELIAQKGYEGTSVRDISSKANINVAMISYYFGSKEKMMSSLYQYRVLKTRENFSEFTDTIKNGKPEMQMKEIIKYIVNQLFKYNYFHGFVTQELRHTESLRDELMEFYQLFVRKLDEVIKKGVVTGVFTFTPKPEDLLTTIIGSTLFVIRNKSFYEMYVPHKNAETYQKEAEKKVKMNLLMSVFAVLGYASE from the coding sequence ATGGCTAAAAAATTTACGGATAAACAGATGCACATTCTGGATGTTGCCGAAGAGCTTATTGCCCAAAAAGGATATGAAGGCACTTCGGTAAGAGATATTTCCTCAAAAGCCAATATTAATGTAGCCATGATTTCTTATTACTTCGGTTCCAAAGAAAAAATGATGTCTTCGCTTTACCAATATCGTGTGCTAAAGACCAGAGAAAACTTTTCTGAATTTACAGATACAATAAAGAACGGAAAGCCGGAAATGCAGATGAAGGAAATTATAAAGTACATTGTAAATCAGCTTTTTAAATACAATTACTTTCATGGTTTTGTAACCCAAGAACTTCGGCACACCGAAAGTTTAAGAGATGAATTGATGGAATTTTACCAGCTTTTTGTAAGAAAACTGGATGAAGTTATAAAAAAAGGAGTCGTTACAGGTGTTTTCACTTTTACACCAAAACCTGAAGATCTTCTCACCACCATTATTGGTTCTACTCTTTTTGTAATTCGGAATAAAAGTTTTTACGAAATGTATGTTCCTCATAAAAACGCAGAAACCTACCAAAAAGAAGCTGAGAAAAAAGTAAAAATGAATTTACTGATGAGTGTTTTTGCCGTTTTGGGATACGCTTCAGAATAG
- a CDS encoding TatD family hydrolase, with the protein MEFFDFHHHKKQVAYGIYNIDIETSAPDFLYSAGIHPKDIDEENIENQFKWLQSVISENCFAIGECGLDSTVLSSMKLQEDVFLRQIQMANDFNKPIIIHCVRKFYEIISFRKFSQQPMIIHGFNKKEKVAEDLLKNNFYLSFGKAVLYNLSLQNTVKKIPLDKFFLETDNDNFNIADLYLKVSELKGISLEKLHSQILENLDTLKNG; encoded by the coding sequence ATGGAATTTTTTGATTTTCATCATCATAAAAAACAGGTAGCTTATGGAATTTATAATATAGATATAGAAACCAGTGCACCCGATTTTTTGTATTCTGCAGGAATTCATCCTAAAGATATTGACGAGGAAAATATAGAAAATCAGTTTAAATGGTTACAGTCCGTAATTTCTGAAAACTGTTTTGCGATAGGAGAGTGCGGTTTAGATTCTACAGTTCTATCAAGCATGAAACTTCAGGAGGATGTTTTTTTAAGACAGATTCAAATGGCAAATGATTTTAATAAACCAATTATTATCCATTGTGTGAGAAAGTTTTATGAAATTATTTCTTTTAGAAAATTTTCTCAACAGCCAATGATTATCCATGGTTTTAATAAAAAAGAAAAGGTAGCCGAAGATTTGCTAAAGAATAATTTTTATTTAAGTTTTGGAAAAGCTGTACTGTATAATTTATCTTTGCAGAATACGGTGAAAAAAATTCCTTTAGATAAATTTTTTTTAGAAACGGATAACGATAATTTTAATATCGCAGACTTATACCTCAAGGTTTCTGAACTTAAAGGGATTTCTTTGGAAAAACTTCATTCGCAGATTTTAGAAAATTTAGATACGTTAAAAAATGGATAA
- a CDS encoding tRNA threonylcarbamoyladenosine dehydratase — protein MDKYWLERTELLIKEEGLQKLNSASVLVVGLGGVGSFAAEFLARAGVGNMTIVDGDTVDTTNINRQLPALHSTVGKNKVDVVAERLLDINPALNLIKINEFLNPERMDEILDSGNFNYILDCIDSVTPKLTLIKSAKRRRIKLISSMGAGGKTDPSKVMVRDISKTQNCYLARQIRKRLRKEKINKGFKCVFSNELQKDDSLKMTDGTNYKRSFYGTISYIPAIFGLYAAAEVINYLVNKN, from the coding sequence ATGGATAAATATTGGCTGGAAAGAACAGAACTGCTCATTAAAGAAGAAGGTTTGCAAAAACTGAACAGTGCTTCTGTTCTGGTAGTAGGATTAGGAGGTGTTGGTTCTTTCGCAGCAGAATTTTTGGCTAGAGCTGGAGTAGGAAATATGACGATTGTAGATGGTGACACGGTAGATACTACCAATATCAATAGGCAATTGCCGGCTTTACATTCTACGGTAGGAAAAAATAAAGTAGATGTTGTGGCAGAAAGACTTTTGGATATCAATCCTGCCCTGAATTTAATTAAAATAAATGAGTTTCTGAATCCCGAAAGAATGGATGAAATTCTCGATAGCGGAAATTTTAACTATATTTTGGATTGTATTGATAGTGTTACCCCAAAACTTACTTTAATAAAATCTGCTAAAAGAAGAAGAATAAAACTCATCAGTTCTATGGGAGCTGGAGGTAAAACAGACCCGTCTAAAGTCATGGTAAGGGATATCAGTAAAACTCAAAACTGCTATCTTGCGAGACAGATAAGGAAAAGATTACGAAAGGAAAAGATAAATAAAGGATTCAAGTGTGTTTTTTCTAATGAACTTCAGAAAGATGACAGTTTAAAAATGACCGATGGAACTAATTATAAAAGGTCTTTTTATGGAACCATAAGTTACATTCCTGCAATTTTTGGGTTGTATGCCGCTGCGGAAGTAATTAATTATTTAGTGAATAAAAATTAA
- the rnpA gene encoding ribonuclease P protein component, with the protein MSDYKYPKAEKLKKKAEIDILFAKGKWKTSGNLRAIILKNHPNLPMEGVKFGVSVSKRYFKKAVHRNRIKRLLRECYRLNKTLFRKSFGEKTIAMLFWISKDIPQKFQDVEAEFIQLCESQTPPKKLNF; encoded by the coding sequence ATGTCAGACTACAAATACCCGAAAGCCGAAAAGCTGAAGAAAAAAGCAGAAATAGATATTCTTTTTGCCAAAGGAAAATGGAAAACTTCTGGAAACCTCAGGGCGATTATTCTTAAAAATCATCCAAATTTGCCAATGGAAGGGGTGAAGTTTGGTGTTTCGGTTTCAAAAAGATATTTTAAAAAGGCAGTTCACAGGAATCGAATTAAAAGACTTTTGAGAGAATGTTATCGCCTGAACAAAACCCTTTTTAGAAAAAGTTTCGGAGAGAAAACTATTGCCATGCTCTTTTGGATTTCAAAAGATATACCGCAAAAATTTCAGGATGTTGAGGCTGAGTTTATTCAGCTTTGCGAATCTCAGACCCCCCCAAAAAAACTAAATTTTTAA
- a CDS encoding DUF4126 domain-containing protein: MDTLNQIPYFDFLLSAFLGIGLSAATGFRVFLPMFLVSLASYFHWIPSLNTFEWLSTLPALITTGITTLVEILAYYIPVVDNFLDTIAVPMASVAGSVLFASQFAGLGTVPQWGLAIIAGGGTAATISSGFAGIRAVSTTTTAGVGNNIVGSSETAGAGIMTVLAMVIPVIAALIAIFCVVLVVFFGRKAWKKLLSKQN, translated from the coding sequence ATGGATACTTTAAATCAGATTCCTTATTTTGATTTTCTACTTAGTGCTTTTTTAGGAATCGGACTTTCGGCTGCAACGGGATTTCGGGTTTTTCTCCCGATGTTTTTGGTAAGTCTTGCGTCTTATTTTCATTGGATTCCTTCTCTTAATACTTTTGAATGGCTTTCAACACTTCCTGCTCTTATTACTACAGGAATTACGACTTTAGTTGAGATTTTAGCATATTATATACCCGTTGTGGATAATTTTTTAGATACCATTGCGGTTCCAATGGCAAGTGTGGCAGGCTCTGTGCTTTTTGCGAGTCAGTTTGCAGGTTTGGGTACTGTTCCTCAATGGGGATTGGCGATTATTGCGGGAGGAGGAACAGCGGCAACCATCAGCTCTGGTTTTGCAGGAATACGGGCTGTTTCTACCACAACAACCGCAGGTGTGGGAAATAATATTGTAGGAAGTTCGGAAACTGCCGGAGCAGGAATTATGACTGTATTGGCAATGGTAATTCCTGTAATTGCGGCATTAATTGCTATTTTTTGTGTTGTACTGGTTGTTTTTTTCGGAAGAAAAGCGTGGAAAAAATTATTAAGCAAACAAAACTGA
- a CDS encoding nitrilase-related carbon-nitrogen hydrolase, with protein sequence MRITGINLDIIWKDKKQNFEKISEILNNESADLFLLPEMFSTGFCMDADEISDRNEESLEFLKKISKEKNAAFCGSASIEHEGNFYNRMYFVKPNSDVIFYDKRHLFSFSGEDKVYTPGKERVIVEYGGFRFLLQVCYDLRFPVFSRNNNDYDAILYVANWPEKRVAAWEHLLKARAIENLSYVFGLNRTGTDGNNLFYQESSHCFFADGREVSDKKDNLISAELNITELENFRSHFQFLNDRDDFTIQL encoded by the coding sequence ATGAGAATTACCGGAATCAATTTAGATATCATTTGGAAAGATAAAAAGCAGAATTTTGAAAAAATTTCTGAAATACTGAACAACGAAAGTGCAGATTTATTTCTTCTTCCAGAAATGTTTTCTACCGGGTTTTGTATGGATGCAGACGAAATATCCGACAGAAATGAAGAATCTTTAGAATTTTTAAAGAAAATATCCAAAGAAAAAAATGCAGCTTTTTGTGGTAGTGCTTCTATTGAGCATGAAGGAAATTTTTATAACAGAATGTATTTTGTGAAACCGAATTCTGATGTTATCTTTTATGACAAAAGACACCTTTTTTCTTTTTCGGGTGAAGACAAAGTTTATACTCCCGGTAAAGAAAGAGTTATTGTAGAATATGGCGGCTTCAGGTTTTTACTACAAGTTTGCTATGATCTTCGTTTTCCGGTTTTTTCCCGAAACAATAACGATTACGATGCCATTTTATACGTTGCCAACTGGCCGGAAAAAAGAGTTGCCGCATGGGAACATTTGCTAAAAGCCAGAGCTATAGAAAACTTATCTTATGTATTTGGATTAAACAGAACCGGCACAGATGGAAATAATCTTTTCTACCAAGAAAGTTCTCATTGCTTTTTTGCAGATGGCAGAGAAGTTTCCGACAAAAAAGATAATTTAATTTCAGCTGAATTAAATATAACTGAACTAGAAAATTTCAGAAGCCATTTTCAGTTTTTGAACGACAGAGATGATTTTACAATTCAACTATAA
- a CDS encoding DUF6646 family protein produces MKKIVLMMLFFAGIATNAQAYTGKGDHKVNAGLNAWGYGTGIAATYDYGLNKLISVGAGGNIYFDNYRDNNKDNRVFVFGRVNFHLRETLDLPQQLDIYPGVDLGVLGRDFGIGAHIGARYFFTDSIGVFAEVGNNGSLGVSFNF; encoded by the coding sequence ATGAAGAAAATTGTTTTAATGATGCTGTTTTTTGCCGGAATCGCAACTAATGCTCAGGCATATACCGGAAAGGGAGATCATAAAGTAAATGCAGGGCTTAACGCTTGGGGGTACGGAACCGGTATTGCCGCAACGTATGATTATGGTCTCAACAAACTTATTTCCGTTGGAGCCGGGGGAAATATTTATTTTGATAATTATAGAGATAATAATAAAGACAATAGAGTTTTTGTTTTCGGGCGTGTAAATTTTCATCTTAGAGAAACGTTAGATTTGCCTCAGCAATTAGATATTTATCCCGGTGTGGATTTGGGTGTTTTAGGAAGAGATTTTGGTATCGGAGCTCATATCGGAGCAAGATACTTTTTCACAGATAGTATTGGTGTTTTTGCCGAAGTCGGTAATAACGGCAGTCTTGGGGTTTCATTTAATTTCTAA
- the rseP gene encoding RIP metalloprotease RseP, whose translation MELAIKIFQFILSISILVILHELGHFLPAKWFKTKVEKFYLFFDPWFSVVKKKIGETEYGIGWLPFGGYVKIAGMVDESMDTEQLKKPAQPWEFRAKPAWQRLIIMLGGVTVNFFLAWIIFSCLMANNGENIFEAEKMTTPLSYSDAAKKMGFEDGDKILKVDGKTQKDFKKLALDVLLSDEVTVERKGKEVTFHTNDDGKALAFNDPEPRSFLTPRLLPVIDTIAFKEAKDAGLKVGDQITEINGKTIHFFDEVRPIATQFAGKTIDLKVLRDHNVVDLKVPVSKEGAIGINAMKQIEKYNKHIDYGFAGAVQRGFTLTIESLTYQIKQFKLVFNKKVQGYKKVGGPLAIINKMEVKKSENGSLSIDWSWFWGFTAMFSVWLAFLNLIPIPGLDGGHVIFTLYEMIVGKPVPQKVLENAQMVGVIFLLGLMVLIFGSDIFKWISGTL comes from the coding sequence ATGGAATTAGCAATCAAAATTTTTCAATTTATATTAAGTATCTCTATTCTGGTTATTCTTCATGAATTGGGGCATTTTCTGCCTGCGAAATGGTTTAAAACTAAAGTAGAAAAGTTTTACCTGTTCTTTGATCCTTGGTTTTCTGTGGTGAAAAAGAAAATTGGAGAAACAGAATACGGAATTGGTTGGCTGCCATTTGGTGGTTATGTGAAAATTGCCGGGATGGTAGACGAAAGCATGGATACCGAACAGCTTAAAAAACCTGCACAACCTTGGGAATTTCGTGCAAAACCAGCGTGGCAAAGGTTAATTATCATGTTGGGAGGAGTTACGGTAAACTTTTTTCTTGCATGGATAATTTTTTCTTGTCTTATGGCAAACAATGGAGAAAATATTTTTGAAGCTGAAAAAATGACTACGCCTTTAAGTTATTCGGATGCAGCAAAAAAAATGGGGTTTGAAGATGGAGATAAAATCCTTAAAGTGGATGGGAAAACTCAGAAGGACTTCAAAAAATTGGCATTAGACGTTTTATTGAGCGATGAAGTTACTGTGGAAAGAAAAGGTAAAGAAGTTACTTTTCATACCAACGATGACGGTAAAGCTTTGGCATTTAATGATCCAGAGCCAAGATCTTTTCTTACTCCGAGATTACTGCCGGTAATTGATACTATTGCCTTTAAAGAAGCAAAAGACGCAGGTTTAAAAGTTGGAGATCAAATTACTGAAATCAACGGTAAAACCATTCATTTTTTTGATGAGGTAAGACCAATTGCAACTCAGTTCGCTGGAAAAACGATTGATCTTAAAGTATTGAGAGATCATAATGTTGTAGATCTTAAAGTGCCTGTATCTAAAGAGGGAGCAATAGGAATTAATGCCATGAAACAGATTGAAAAGTACAATAAACACATAGATTATGGTTTTGCGGGTGCTGTTCAGAGAGGATTTACCTTAACCATTGAAAGTTTGACTTATCAGATTAAACAATTTAAACTTGTTTTTAACAAAAAGGTACAGGGATATAAAAAAGTGGGAGGTCCTTTAGCGATCATCAATAAAATGGAAGTAAAGAAATCAGAAAACGGAAGCCTTTCTATAGACTGGAGCTGGTTTTGGGGATTTACTGCAATGTTTTCTGTATGGTTGGCTTTCTTAAATTTAATTCCTATTCCGGGATTAGACGGTGGACATGTTATTTTCACACTGTATGAAATGATTGTAGGAAAACCTGTTCCGCAAAAAGTTTTGGAAAATGCTCAAATGGTGGGAGTTATATTCCTTTTAGGATTAATGGTTCTTATCTTCGGAAGCGATATTTTCAAGTGGATTTCGGGAACATTATAA